The stretch of DNA taaatgacatagCTCAATATGTGGcaagataaaaattaaataaataaaaacagtaaaaaaaaaaaaccatgtgtaaaaaaaaaaccatgtatGGTTGCGATGTCAGCAAAATTAAGATTCCAAATCCAAGTTGTCAATTCAGGGGGTAAAACAAAGAATCTTAATATTACGAGGGGGAaatcacaactttttattttacaaggggtaatgcaaaattctcctattttgcaggggggtaaaaccctatttacccaaaaaGGAAATAGTTAGTTTAATACTCGTATGAattcaattaaatttatttcatacatatttttaattatttttaatttctctaacttatttttaatattttctcttataataaataagtgaaattatacattttaaaattgataaaaaaattatgaaaaaaaagaaaaaaattgtcattttgtttcttataaaaaagacagaAAAAAGTACTTGTTATATCGATGCTtataactatattatttttagtaaaaaaaatggctatatatttttaatagtcGCGACGAAAAAtcttttacttaatttttttttttaatttcttcaatGTGTATATATGTATCAATAgcattatataaaaataagacaaagTTAATTTggtaaataaaaaacacaaagtTATATTTTctgtaataaaataatagttgaTCACAAATAATAAATCCATTAAATACGGTATGGTTTATAAGCTTGACTTCTAATATTTGAGTATAAAATAATACTTAGCTTATTGAAAAAACCATATATCTCgaaaaattaatcaataaacTTTTCGGCTGATGTATACTTTGAAATAATAACTAATTTTGGTAGAATgtgttttggaagaaaaaaaacaccctTTAAAAACttggttattttttaaatttaaatcataattaattatattataaatatatttattatttttgacacACTTTACAccattcttaattttttatttggacAGCAAAAATATTTATCTATTACTACACaactctatttatttatttatttatttgttaccaatctttgaatatttgtttttttggtactaATTTGCTCtaacaaaataatcattttaaaatgtCCCGAATGAGTTCAATTGGTAGTTATTAGGGACATTATAGGAGGATCATAGTTCGAATTCTAGATTCCCTACTTATTTTCTTATAAAGTGCGAATCTAGCTAAATCTTACGCTCCTAGCCGGCCCTAatattctattttctttttctttgagttTCTTTTTCCTCTACCAGTTagggggtgattttaggtcatatttggcctaaaatcacccctctgcgtcttttttattgttgttttaatctaaataagtgatttaTCACATAGATTGAGtgttttagttgtttttcttttctatttgtgatatcgtcgtctgagtgcggcgtttgTGTTGGTGGTCGTCTTGGTACGGCGTTGTTGATTTTCTCCGTCTTGTTACGGTGTTcgtttagttcatattgaaagatcatcttcaatcaattgcagattcaatcaatgatttggacatcaacgttgcagatccggaagcatggacatttcggtgactttaattttatcatattattatttgtaggcattttgccgttgtatgctattaacacggatgttgtgagtttgttcgcagattcatcctttttgtttttagcgatgttgaatttgtatttggaTCTGATGTACTCTGTcgattattggaatgaatgaatatcgttatcttttttagtcaaaaaaaaagtgcGAATCTAGCTACTATGCTActagacaaaaataaataatcattttaaaataaccAACATATGTAAATCGGAAAACTACTATTTTTAGCCCTTAGAAGTTAGAAGTGTAACTCGCTCATATTGGTCTTTGGATGTAAATACATCCATAGTGCCtcttttgttagtaattttatagACTAAATGACCTAacgaaaaacatatttaaggACCTAATTGActttctaaaaataaattagaggaccaaaataattaataagagGAAAACTTGTAGACCTAATTgcaattttgatatatttaaagAAGAATATGAccgtaaaataaataattttttagtcttAAAGTCTTATTTGGTTTGGACTGAATCATCATTCCTTCATTCtaaatttctatttaaaaaaataatgataaggTGTTGGATAATGTTGTATCCATCCAACAAAGCTTTATAGAAGTTGTCATTAGGAATCCTATCCATATTGTACCCAAAATTATTGATTGATGTCCAAAAAATAATGAACAAGTAAGAAGAAACAAGTGTGCATGAAAATGGAACATTGACCACAATAGTAGTACtcatcacaattattatttttattttttacaaaatgtaaataattatttcaaaatagaatctttcCATGTTATTCCAATCCCAAAAGGCAACAAGAAATGGTTAATTTTCGTCCCCTTGAAAAGGATAATGAATGCTAGTAAGGAAACAAATTCTATAATGACAAGAACAACTCTCTTCATGCACTATGAAGAAGAGACCAATTATGGATCATAGAAGATAGCTatataatgaaaatgaaaacaaaatagtgttttgtctatatattagtaaaaaacaACAAGAGTTTTTCCGGCTAAGAGGGCGCACAATAAAGGATGTGTTCAAGTTGTGACAACTTTTGTTGTCTTCAAATCCACATATATTTCATCTTCATTTCAATGAATATATCATGCTCCACGATAGTAGTATATTGTACCACTCATTCTCTATGTTCATATTTTCTAAGTTCTAAACTGTACCTTTACGTAGGGTCAAGTCCAATATATCAAGTCTATCTCATATTCGGACCATGCATCATCCATTTGAAAAAAGACATTCAAATTGAACTACATTGTCGTTGTAAAGAAAATGTGTTGTGCTACTTTACTAATACAAATAATTACAAACTAAGCAAGCAAAACCTCAATTAGCTAGAGAGTACCTTTTAATGAACAtttacatctttttttttttttttgagcagcaAACAATTGTTtctgctaaaaaaaaaacatttacatCTAGCTAGACTACGTACAATATGAGGAAAATTAGCAGATTACATTCTATCACCAGAACGTAAATAGAAAATATTCCATTTCTATGTTCGATGACAAgaatttatatgatatttttagtagtattttagGTTAGTTTTAATAGTTTTAGTAGTTATGGAAGACCAAAATGCAAGCAGAAAACCTAAAGATATGAAGTTACTTGAtcaaaaaaacaagaaaagtggaaaatacacaaaaaaacGGCAAAAAAAAGGGAAGAAATTTGCATCACATTGTGCCCATGATGAGAAGCCATCACAATACGATACATCTGTTTTTAATTtcaagaaaatctgcaacaaatccaGCTATCGTGCCACAATGAGATCCATTGTGGACACGATAACCAAATCCTGAACGACATCGTGGctaccaaggttgtcagaaccggaccagTCATCGAATCGGTGAGCTTACCGATTCAAGGTTCAACTGGCCGGACCAAGATTCAACTGGGtcggaccgtttttaattaaatatatattttaattaatatacaagtataaatgtataaattaaaaaaaaaaattggcatacATGACTATTTTTAgttgtgttaatattttttagtttaattaccTCTTATCCATTTATGGCCCAAGCCCACTTATCATAACCCTAAAATGCTACTATAAAAGTGATGAGCTAAATGTGAAACAATAGTAGGCCGTCACCCTCTCTTTTTGTTTCTctcatcttcaatttctttgaTTAGATGCTAAtcttcaatattattattattattcttctttttttttttttttttatcaattcttcttcttcttcttcttttagtAATATATACATAGGGTATTCATCTCTTTGACCTTATGAGAAAACTCaatctctattttttcttttctgtaaTTTTTGAAAAGACCAAAATATATTATACATATAGAGTTTAAAAAGTTCAATTAAAAAGACCAAAACTCAATCTCCATTCCTATGTAAAGACAAAAGAATTTAACGGAATAAGTTTGATCTttccaagtttcaatttttgtgGCAAGgttgaaaacaaaagaaacgACGTTGTcagatctaaaaaaaattaaaaccatgatattaaaaaaaagttatttttttttaaaaaaaaacaaaaaacctccAAAACTGCCCCGGTCGGTTCACCGATTTGATCCGATTCAGAAACGGTTCGAACGGTTTTTTGCTGGTCCATCTGCTATCCGGTTTTGAGGCCTGACCGAACCGTCTTTATGCTCGGTTCAcagtccgaccggccggtccggtctgGTTCTGATAACCTTGGTGGCTAAGATGAGATCCATCGTTGACATATACCTACGACGAAATTCCGTTGGTAAAGGTACAAAATCCGTATGGGCCGTAAAACCTATACCCACTGACGTTTTGTTCCGTCTACTTTGTCCGTTggtataggtttttttttttttttgaaactttttttttatttgacagatgatttaaattattaattagataaaataaaatgcttcaaaaagtgaaataaaataaaataaaagaaaactttaaattatattgaagaactAACTAGTCTTACGAGTATGTCAAAAATTACAAATAGTTGAAATAAgagtaatataatatatttaaatatataaaattatatccACTAAATTCACAAATTTGTTctgtcaagaaaaaaaaatagtctctaATCTTCATTCCTCTTCCATCTTCAATAGTGTCTGGACTTAGAAAATTGGTTTGCTCAGGGACTAGAAGCATCTAGAacctattgaaaataaaagaatacaagttaattaattagaaacTCAACTTAGCCAAAAGGAAGGAAAATTTTACAATCAATAAACCTTACAGTCCGAGACGCCCAAAGTGCCACTGTTCATTGCAAAATTTCGGTTTCCCTGCTCCTGTTCACCATTCCAAATCGCCTTCCATGTCGATTCCCTTTTTCTCGTTTGTTTTACTCGACAGTCTTTCTGGTAGgaagctttttatttttgtcagtCCCAGGCTTTCTATCTGCCATCGCAGATTGCTTTTGGAGTTTGTTTGTCTCGTTTCCAATTTGTTTTGGCTATATACCCGTttccttcttcctcttctttcgTTCTATCTCGCTCTCTCGCTCTTCATTATTGTTTCTGttctgatttgtttttttttttgttttctctccATGGCCGATAGGTTTGATTTCTTGTGCGATGCCTTTCCGGGAAGAACTGCTTGGCGATTCAAGGTTAGGGTCGCTGGGATATGGGAAGTAACTGGTTTGATTTCCTTTTCTTCAATTCTGCTTTTTCATTTATAGTTGTTCTGACTTTGTACTTATTGCTTCTTGTTTGGTTGATTGGCTTGGACTGCATCATCAAGGTTTGTATTGTTATTACAAACTTTATCTTTGgtttattcttttttgtttttcaatagattttgtgtgtttttattttttggttctttaattgaactgttcaattttgatttttttttttcttttgcagggtttgattttgtttgtttgtttgtttcatttcaaGGTTTGAActtgtttcttgttttatttgcatttaatttgagcttgttcttgttttttgtagatttgttttgatgttttgGTTTTTAATTGGGGTTGGGCTTGCTTGTTTTATTTTGAGCTTTATCTTGTTTTTCGATTGTTTTTCTACTAATTTTAGCTTATTTTATATCAGTTTATCTTGTTACTCCAAAAGTTGTTGTTGCTTTTGCTGAGAGGAGGGAGTTTGACAAGATTCTGGTCTACTCTAAGCAGGTGCTTGTTTACTGATTAAAGAATATTGATTGACTTTGATGCAGGTGCTATAGGTTGGGTGCACACCTGACTACATCTTCCTCTTGCAAACAATTCTCTGAACAGATCCTCAGGTTTGAGAGAAAGTCTCTACATTTATGCTGTTTAATTGATTTAAGCAAACAATTTTATAGCAATTGAAATAAAATGCACTGTAGGTGTCTGATAAAATGTCCATGAGGAACCTTGTGATAGTTACAATAGAACTATGTGAATCACTATGTAACTTATTGGTTTTTTCCCCTTATATCTCCATTGTTGATAGTTTATAAATACCTCATAACAGCCCAAGTTTTGCACTCCAAAATTAATGCAGCTCAAGCAGCTCTAGTGGATCACTAGAGGTGATGCAATGGCAAAAATGTATATAGGATTTTGGAGGTGTTTGCTTCacttctttattatttttttatcttacagCTGAGATAGGTGTGGAAAGGTATTCATTGTGCTATTgttcattttcgttttagatatTTCTAACCCTTTTTGCACTgggtttttatttttcataaattgtgTTTTTGCAAAGTTCCTGGCCACTgcattttttcctttattttcagGTCCTGTTTTTCCTTGGTTCAATATTCAacatggtattttttttttttaatctgatTTGAAGTTGATATAGTccagaccaatttttttttttgattggATAGTCCTGAccaatttgaagaaaatgatgTAATGTGGTTTTTTGTATAAAaccttttgttgattttttccTGATTTGGTTGGTTTGTTTCTTAGGCTGAGTATGTGAACCTTGATACACTGTGGGTTACTCATCCTTAAGTGGATTTTTCAcacaatatatttaattttcgtATATGTTTGTGTGCATAATGATCTGTGTTAGTTTTTGTGTAGCTTGGGATTCAAACACACTTTTACATGGATAGGTCGATTTCCTGTTTCTTGTGTAGCTTGTGACCCTTCTAATATTATTTGAGGTAACTACTAACTTCAAAGGTTTTCAAAAGGATTTTATGTTTGTGTCTGCTTTGTAGGTTCTTATGAGTCaacatattttctcattttcttgTGAAGAAAAGTGTTGTTCTTTGCTTGGGTTGATCAAGATCATAGTTGGAAGTTAACCTTAATGTGTTATGCCCACACTATGCCAGTGCAGTGATAAATTTTTGTGTCATTTTTGGAATTTGGGCAAGTGATAGCACGTCTTGTATTTAATATTAACTAGCCATCACTGCCATATGTAGAAAAGTACACTACTGCTATATGCAGTAAAATGTTTGGAACAAAAATGTGgatatatatacacaaattcataattcaattaatattAAGAATAATGTCTCTTACAAACTTTGTGTGTTATATTAAGAATAAGAATTCTCTTACAATATGATTGCTTGATTTGGTTGGTTTGTTTCTTAGGCTGAGTATGTGAACCGATACACTATGGGACTGTCTCAATGATGTTGTTAACACCTGAAGTGTATTTATTTGACATTAATGAATTTGTTTTGCTTATTGAAAACATCTATATGTTCATGTTGTACATTGCTTCTGACCCTGTCACTAATTGGGGTGTGCATTTGCATCCATAGCTGAAAACGATGCTCAAACTACCCACATATTACTATGCTCAACAGGAGAAGAACATGATTTCATGCTTGTCTCTTATCAGGGTGATGGGAAGTAAAAACCTGTCCTGCCTGTGTCAAATTTGTATTGTATTGCCaagtttctttttttcaaaTGGTTTTAGATCTTAtcattgttttatgtttttttaactaTAACTCTAATGATGCTGAAcaaatacttatttaatatattaatgtgttgtaagttgtaacaatttaattggttgtgcctaatcattaattCTTAGGTTCGTATCCATCTAAGAAACTTATATTTGACTTCACCaaatcatatttaaaatatgaactAAAAAAGTATTGTTATTTATATCCATATTGATTTCCTTATTGATGGATTGTGAGGATTCCTATTTCTTAGTttcattagttttattttttaagattgCAATTTTATTGCAGTTTAGAGGTGTTCCCGAGGTTTCTTTGCTTTGCTTCCAAGTTTGGTCCTTTTTATGGAAAGCTGGCTGGTTTGCTTTTCAAGTTGTGTACTTAAAGGTTTTGGTGGCAGAATTTATCTTTTCTTACATTGCATTTAAGTATGCAGACAGCTTTGCTTTGTTATCAAGTAGTGTACCTTAGGCCAATGTAGAGTAGGAAGACATTTGATTCTGGTTGTTGGATATTCTACTGGTTTGTGCACAAATACAGCCAGCGAATGTAGTTTGATTTGGTTACTTTTAATTGATCTTTTTAGCATGATTTTAGCATAATTATTTAGTGCACACAGTGACTCTtgtttttaattgatattttagtATGATTTCTGCCCTAATATATGCCGTAATTGATTGTTACTTTTAATTTCAAGAATTTAGATGCAGTAATTGATTGTTACTTTTTATTTCAAGGAGTTTCTATCATGATTGAAATTGTTAGAAAATGCTTTCTTTAGGGGGTGTGAGGTAATAGTTTTTGGTTAAAtcaaagggtcatgctaacctcATGATATAGTGTCTAATGCACTAATTGAGTTTTTGGTGATGTGATGATATGATTATATATGATTTAATTTGAATTGGTATGCGAAGTGCTAGCATTGAGAAGCATACACGAAAGTTTATTTGATCCAAATGGACATTTGAGCAATTGGAATAGTGATGGAGACCCATGCCTATCTAACTGGACAGGAGTTGTGTCTTCTAATCAAACAATTGAAGAAAACTTTCTACATGTTGTAGAATTGTATGACTTCTATCTTCCCCACTTGTATAAAGTTACACCGATCATGAATCTGCAATTTTAGATTATGCGTTGAGGGGTTACATAATCAGTGTTGTGATGGCAGAGAAATCTGTACCAAGGGCTCCACAATCAAATAACTATGGGTTTGCATTACAGATTGATACTTGCTTATGGTGTAGATTGAGATTGAAAATGTGGGTTATTGtcattataatttaaaagagTTCACTAATTGAATTTCTATGCatatcttttgtttttaatattttaaattagttttatttattttatttttctttgctttGCTTCCAAGTTTGGTCCTTTTTATGGAAAGCTGGCTGGTTTGCTTTTCAGGTTCTGTGCTTAAAGCTTTTGGAGGCAAAATTTGCCTTTTCTTACATTGCATTTAAGTATGCAGACAGCTTTGACTTGTTTACCTGttcaatttcttgtttttttgtcTCTTCACTTTATATGAGCTTTGACAATTTAGTTGACAATCTTTGGTCTTTTGTACAGTGTTTAAAAAGATTGAAGCTTGAACATCAATTCATTTGATTCATGTGATCAATCAATAAAATGTTTTGTTGATGCTGAAATTAAATGTTTAGTTTTACAAAACAATTGAAAACTTTTAATGtgtaaacataatatttttatttctaatcAATTATGTCATCTTCCTCCAAGGAATATGTCAGCTTGGTCTGACTGAAGTAATCCAGAGTTGCTTAAAACATTTTTGTAATATGTGTTATCAAATGTGTTTGTAGTGACAGGTTCTAACGGAGCCAAATTGGTGTCGGAATCGGCTTGACTGGGACATATTTTCTGTAAATTTTGTAGAAGGGATTAATCAAGTGATGGATCAGATTTTCCAGAGCTACCAAAATCAAAGAACCTGTTCTACATTCGAAGGGATTACTGCACAGAGATATCAAACCAGATAATTTTCTCATGGGTCTTGGGAAGAAAGCAACTCGGGTAGCTAGCTTAATTAGTATATTTTTTCCTATGTATAATTCGTCTTTATActtccaatttttaatatatgataATGTGTGGTgtattcatataatttattttattttcttctgtTGATGTTATACATTGTAATTACATTGTGTGCTGCTGCAGAAATTTGGCGATGATGGAATGGGAGGCCTTGGCGGAATGGAAGGATTGGGAGGAATGGGAGGACTAGGAGGAATGGACTTCTCTGTAAGTGATGTTTTCAATTGATTTGCTGTTCTTCTTTTTATGTTATATGTTGTAATTACTTAATTACTTGTGTGTGCTGCAGAAATTTGCTGGGATGGGTGGTGATGCATTGGATGATGTTGACGAAAGTGACAATGAAGGTATGCATGCACAATTTCATTTTTGTGGTTGATCTCTGTGTTTGTGTGGTGTGTGTGTGTTCCCTGCACATGATACTTGGTTATTAGTAAGTTAATATAATATGCTTGTATGTAGTAGCAAGGTAGCTTACTATTTAAAGCAATAGTAACGTCTTTTTGTTGTAGGATATGTTAaatatcggttattattatgtatttttgTTAACATATGGGTATCTTAAATTGGTTGTTAACATGAGGATTGAGGATTAAGAGTGAAACTAAGTTGGAGTTGATTAAGTAGCACTACAGCTTCTATCATGTTTTACTACTGCATGGAACTTCtggaaactaaaaaaaaaaacctaaaacatatacatttaTGTATTTACACAAATCAGAGATTAAATTCGAAATTTATATGTAATATACTAGCGGCTTGTTAATTTCAATTTGAGGGCATTCTACTCGGATaaggaaaataaagaaaagaggATTTTTATTGAAGTCATTTAGTTTTTTATCATCATTTTGTTGCATTTTTTTACCCCTTTAGTTACAGGCATATCCCTTACAGGTATAAGAATTTTCTGTTTCAACTTTTCTGTTGCGAGTCTTTTCTCTTGatgaaaattaaattcatttacaTAATAACATGTTAatgaattaaattcattttgaattttggaTTCATTTTTAGTGTCTTATGCCTTAATGTTTTGTTTAACTCTGATAAATTCATCCAGAGAGAACAAAAACTTAACAGGAACAGCGCGTTATGCAAGTTGCAATACTCATAAAGGAATTGGTGAGTACTTAAAGAATTT from Trifolium pratense cultivar HEN17-A07 linkage group LG5, ARS_RC_1.1, whole genome shotgun sequence encodes:
- the LOC123883604 gene encoding uncharacterized protein LOC123883604 isoform X2, which produces MSIPFFSFVLLDSLSGRKLFIFVSPRLSICHRRLLLEFVCLVSNLFWLYTRFLLPLLSFYLALSLFIIVSVLICFFFCFLSMADRFDFLCDAFPGRTAWRFKGLILFVCLFHFKLGIQTHFYMDRSISCFLCSL